The following coding sequences lie in one Apium graveolens cultivar Ventura chromosome 1, ASM990537v1, whole genome shotgun sequence genomic window:
- the LOC141663707 gene encoding magnesium transporter MRS2-2-like yields MLQDPLDDNDVPIVEEFQKRLSSANLNSQVQGDDEENSGPENNLDTSEENDFPFEFQALEVALEAVCSFLDTRTRELEVSAYPALDELKSKINSCNLDRVRKLKSAMTRLTSRVVKEN; encoded by the exons ATGCTTCAAGACCCACTTGATGACAATGATGTTCCCATTGTAGAGGAATTTCAAAAAAGATTATCTTCAGCAAATCTCAATTCTCAAGTCCAAGGAGATGATGAAGAAAATTCGGGACCCGAAAATAATTTAGATACAAGTGAAGAGAATG ATTTTCCATTTGAGTTCCAGGCTCTAGAAGTCGCACTTGAAGCTGTTTGTAGTTTTCTGGATACTAGAACAAGAGAATTAGAAGTTTCCGCATACCCTGCATTAGATGAACTGAAGTCAAAG ATAAATAGCTGTAATCTGGATAGAGTACGTAAACTGAAAAGTGCAATGACACGCTTGACCAGCAGGGTTGTAAAG GAAAACTGA